In the genome of Bacteroidota bacterium, one region contains:
- the raiA gene encoding ribosome-associated translation inhibitor RaiA, giving the protein MKIDIHAKNITVKEGLKDLITSKVNKLSNFHSYILDTDVYLRNEGEGINANEVQIKLNIKSQTLVSKEKGDTFEQALEIAVDHMKRQLKKAKQK; this is encoded by the coding sequence ATGAAAATTGATATTCATGCAAAAAACATTACTGTTAAAGAAGGTTTAAAGGATCTGATAACAAGCAAGGTAAATAAGCTGAGCAACTTTCATTCTTATATCTTGGATACTGATGTGTATTTAAGGAATGAAGGAGAGGGAATAAATGCAAATGAGGTTCAAATTAAACTGAATATCAAGAGTCAAACATTGGTGTCAAAAGAGAAGGGTGATACCTTTGAACAAGCCTTGGAAATAGCCGTTGATCACATGAAAAGACAGCTTAAAAAGGCTAAGCAAAAATAA